In Leptolyngbya sp. NIES-2104, the genomic window CAAATCGATCGACTAACTCCTCCCGCGACAACCGAATCAATAAAGGCATCGCCTCAGTCACCGGAACCTCTAGCAACGCCTCAACCACGATCGACAACTCCTCATCCAAATCGCCAAACCGAGTTTCGAGCAAACTCTCGATCGCCCCGCGCCGCTCTTCCTGCCGCCCTTCCTGCCGCCCTTCTTGTCGCCCTTCTTGTCGCCCTTCTTGCAGAGCTTCCTGATACACTCGACTTCGCTTCAGATCATCTAATCCCAACATAGATTGAATTTCCTCCCGGCTTAACGATGCGAATTTGTAAACAACGATCGTTTCAACTAAATCAATTATCGCTTGGCTTGAAGCTTCGTCGATCGATTCTTCCTGCGTTCGTTCAATTAATTGCCTCGCCTGCGTAACAGCCGTTTCTTCTGGCTCAACCACCAGCTTGACAACCCCAACGCTCAAGGGCAACTCTGCCACTGACCCCAATTCATCCAAATAAATCCGTCTCACTTTTGGGCTATCCACTAGAACCTGATATAGCCTCGATTGATCCGGTTCTGTACTCCGCGTAGGATAAATCAAAACTCCCTGCCAATCGTAAGTATCTGGATTCTGATCCAAATAGAGAAAAAGTTCAGCAAAAAATCGATGGTGCAGCCGCTGATCTCTCTGCATCTGAATTTCACAAAAATAAGCTGGACGATCGCACTTGGTCGGCAACAAAACGCCATCGATCCGAAACGCAGTTTGCTTAATTTCAACAGAACGAAACGTATACTCTCTGGCGGTGTCTCCAGATTCTCCAATCAGTTCAAAGAAAATGCTGGGCGCAAGTTGGAAGATCCGATAAAACAGGCTATCCGTCTTCATCCATCAGCCTCTCGATCGACTTCCAACACCTCCGTATACTCAAACTCATTTGGACTCTGCCGCACCAGTGGAAACGTTCTGCCATTTAGCTCGATCAATTCCGATTGACTTTCTGGTTTCGCAGAATTAAACACCAAAACATATTCCTTGCCAATGTAAGGAGCCATTTCCGTTTCGACCTCACCGCGCCATTGCGTCTTCGTTGCTAACACCACTAACTGATCTGCCAGAGTCGGAATCAGCCTCGCAATCTGACGACGATAGTTCTCATCCAACGTGCCAAACGGAGAATCCATCACGATCGGGAAACTACTATCTGCCAACCCAAGCAGAGAATATTTCTTGCTCCAATAGCGGACGCGATCGATCACACTGCCAATAAAAGAAAGGCTCAAAATTTGGTTCTCCCCAGTCGAGGGAGCGACGACACTCTCGCCATCCATCAGCGTTTCGATTAGAACCAATTCATAATTTTCGGTGAGTTTTGGCACTTGAGTCTTAAACGAAACCTGTCGAAAAATCTTCCTTACCTTCTCTTCCAGCTTCTCCCGAAACTTTTGATCCACTCGTCGCCGCACTTCTTCAATTCTGACGATCGCATCTTCAGCCGCCGTAATTTGCCGCTTGATCTGCGCCTGCTGTTTACTCTTCGCCTTGAGATCTTTGATTTGCTTATTCAGGTTCGCGACTTCTGCATCAATTTCGTTAATATCCCGCGCCGCATTCTCATCTTCTCGATGCAGTTCAATAATCTTATTTTCAATCTGCTCCAATCGCTGCTCCATACCCTGCACATTCACGTCTTCGCTACCTTTCAACTGTTCTCGAATGTCGTCAAGCTGCGTTTCTAAAGTCGAGAGATGACGGCGCAAATTCTCAATGCTGGCTTGCTCTTGCTCCACCTCTGCCCAAAACTCAGGAATTTGCCGTTCGATGCTGCTCACTTCGCCACCCATGCGAATCACCGCCTCTTCGACATCCTGAATCCCAGAGCGATCGAGCCACGATTCCACTTGCTTTCTCGGTTTTGTCCCAGCTTTCAACGGAGTGCCACAGATACACGATTCCTCTTCGAGCAAATCTTCCACAAACTGCTGCTTGATTCCGGCTGGAAGCTCTCCTCGTTGTCGTAATTCGTCTGAGAGCGTGCGAAATTGAGCGATCGCATCCGTCAAAAACACGGCGTAGCCTCGCGCTGAAATGGTGCGTCGGAGCTTATCTTCACTCCGGTCTAACTGTGCCTGAATCTCCTCAACCTGCTGCTTGAGATCGTCTCGTCGTGCCTGAATCTGTCCAATCTGATCGGAAGCTCGTAATGCTGCACTGGTCTGAGTTTGCAAATATTTCTGATCTTCCATCTCGATGACAAGCGCCTCTCGCTTGATTTCGAGTTCTGTCCTCTCAGCAAGGAGATCATTTTTAGCTTGAACCAAGCGTTTTGTCTCAGGATCACCAATTTCTGCGAGTTCTTTATCTAGCGATCGACGCGCCTCTTTCAAATGATGAATCGCACGATCCAAAACTTCCACACTCAGAAGCGTTTTGATCGCTTTGGCGATTTCTGATTTGTTTTCAGACTTTGCCATTCGATCGATGCGTTCCCCATCAAAGAAGAAGTAACGATGCAGGCTATCTGGCAAAACCTGTCCAATTTTATCTTCTGGTAGTTCGGGCGGTTTGACCAACTTGTTATTAATTTGCAGCGCCAGTTCGCCCCCTTGTTCTTGCAGATCGGTTGAATTTGTTTTTTCGACGTAACACGATCGACGAGCACGATAGCGATTGTTGTTATGTTCAAACACCACTTCAACCCAACAATCGACCCGACTGTTTAATGCAGTTTCTGCGATCGCTCGTTTGTTAAT contains:
- a CDS encoding AAA family ATPase, which translates into the protein MKLLSIKLFNFRQFWGEVEIEFANFLGRSITVVHGNNGAGKTTLLNAFTWVLYGQHTGAFASPEQHINKRAIAETALNSRVDCWVEVVFEHNNNRYRARRSCYVEKTNSTDLQEQGGELALQINNKLVKPPELPEDKIGQVLPDSLHRYFFFDGERIDRMAKSENKSEIAKAIKTLLSVEVLDRAIHHLKEARRSLDKELAEIGDPETKRLVQAKNDLLAERTELEIKREALVIEMEDQKYLQTQTSAALRASDQIGQIQARRDDLKQQVEEIQAQLDRSEDKLRRTISARGYAVFLTDAIAQFRTLSDELRQRGELPAGIKQQFVEDLLEEESCICGTPLKAGTKPRKQVESWLDRSGIQDVEEAVIRMGGEVSSIERQIPEFWAEVEQEQASIENLRRHLSTLETQLDDIREQLKGSEDVNVQGMEQRLEQIENKIIELHREDENAARDINEIDAEVANLNKQIKDLKAKSKQQAQIKRQITAAEDAIVRIEEVRRRVDQKFREKLEEKVRKIFRQVSFKTQVPKLTENYELVLIETLMDGESVVAPSTGENQILSLSFIGSVIDRVRYWSKKYSLLGLADSSFPIVMDSPFGTLDENYRRQIARLIPTLADQLVVLATKTQWRGEVETEMAPYIGKEYVLVFNSAKPESQSELIELNGRTFPLVRQSPNEFEYTEVLEVDREADG
- a CDS encoding Rpn family recombination-promoting nuclease/putative transposase: MKTDSLFYRIFQLAPSIFFELIGESGDTAREYTFRSVEIKQTAFRIDGVLLPTKCDRPAYFCEIQMQRDQRLHHRFFAELFLYLDQNPDTYDWQGVLIYPTRSTEPDQSRLYQVLVDSPKVRRIYLDELGSVAELPLSVGVVKLVVEPEETAVTQARQLIERTQEESIDEASSQAIIDLVETIVVYKFASLSREEIQSMLGLDDLKRSRVYQEALQEGRQEGRQEGRQEGRQEERRGAIESLLETRFGDLDEELSIVVEALLEVPVTEAMPLLIRLSREELVDRFGRKG